The Ralstonia wenshanensis genome includes a region encoding these proteins:
- a CDS encoding UbiX family flavin prenyltransferase, with protein MSARHPRAPARPRMVVGISGASGFIYGVRLLELLRALDVETHLVVTRSALLTMAHETPYKLAEVIDRATHYHRADDMAAGIASGSFRALGMIVAPCSMKSLAEIATGVSSTLLTRAADVTLKERRPLVLMARETPFTLAHLRNMQAVTEMGAIVAPPVPAFYARPNTLDDMIGHTLGRVLDLFGLDAGTALRWGEEALPALVRTPPTLDKETT; from the coding sequence ATGAGCGCGCGCCACCCTCGCGCTCCCGCCCGGCCGCGCATGGTGGTCGGCATCAGCGGTGCTTCGGGCTTCATCTACGGCGTGCGGCTGCTCGAACTGCTGCGCGCGCTCGATGTGGAGACGCACCTCGTCGTCACGCGTTCTGCGCTGCTGACGATGGCGCACGAAACGCCGTACAAGCTTGCCGAAGTGATCGATCGCGCCACGCATTACCACCGTGCGGACGACATGGCCGCCGGCATTGCCAGCGGGTCATTTCGCGCGCTGGGCATGATCGTGGCCCCGTGCTCGATGAAGTCTTTGGCGGAAATTGCCACGGGTGTTTCTTCGACGCTGCTGACACGCGCGGCAGACGTCACGCTCAAGGAGCGCCGTCCGCTTGTACTGATGGCGCGCGAGACGCCATTCACGCTTGCACACCTGCGCAACATGCAGGCCGTCACGGAGATGGGCGCCATCGTCGCGCCGCCCGTGCCGGCCTTCTATGCGCGCCCCAATACGTTGGACGACATGATCGGCCACACCCTCGGCCGCGTGCTCGACCTGTTCGGGCTCGATGCCGGCACCGCCCTGCGCTGGGGCGAAGAAGCCCTACCTGCCTTAGTCCGTACCCCACCCACGCTCGACAAGGAGACGACATGA
- a CDS encoding flavin reductase family protein, translating to MMTPPLSPLAIMPNPITLAPVELAKSYRLLNHGPTTLVTSAHNGVRNVMAAAWAMPLDFDPPKVLVVVDSRTLTRELIEASGVFALNIPTRAIAETTLAVGTLSGRDGDKFDALGLATVPARTIDVPLVEGCAGWLECRVIPEPHNEKRYDLFIAEVTAAWADPALFSNGRWHFTDAGSKTVHYLAGGAFFETGDAFTVEAKQP from the coding sequence ATGATGACGCCTCCCCTGAGTCCCCTCGCCATCATGCCCAACCCCATCACACTCGCCCCAGTAGAGCTGGCAAAGTCCTACCGCCTCCTGAACCACGGCCCGACCACCTTGGTCACCAGCGCCCACAACGGCGTGCGCAACGTCATGGCAGCCGCCTGGGCCATGCCGCTCGACTTTGACCCGCCTAAGGTGCTGGTCGTGGTCGACAGCCGCACCCTCACACGTGAGCTGATCGAAGCCTCGGGCGTGTTCGCGCTCAACATCCCGACGCGCGCCATTGCCGAGACGACGCTCGCGGTGGGCACGCTGTCAGGCCGGGATGGCGACAAGTTCGATGCGCTCGGCTTGGCCACGGTGCCAGCCCGCACGATCGACGTGCCGCTGGTAGAAGGTTGCGCAGGGTGGCTGGAATGCCGCGTCATTCCCGAACCGCACAACGAGAAGCGCTACGACCTCTTCATCGCTGAAGTGACAGCCGCCTGGGCGGACCCGGCGCTGTTCAGCAACGGCCGCTGGCACTTTACCGATGCGGGCAGCAAGACCGTGCATTACCTCGCGGGCGGCGCGTTCTTCGAAACCGGTGATGCATTTACCGTGGAGGCTAAGCAGCCATGA
- a CDS encoding GNAT family N-acetyltransferase, which yields MSDIAIRPLVDEDAAAFKALRLKAIQDAPTAIWPTHDEESGRTLEDTRNRIRATEHQIVFGAFSGPALIGIAGLRREPLAQVAHKAVLWGVFVDPAHRRGGIAGRLLNAAIAHARAAQVLQIHLCVNAENPRAQALYRNAGFETFGIERRAMRVGDRFYDEEHMALRLDV from the coding sequence ATGAGCGACATCGCCATCCGCCCGTTGGTCGATGAGGATGCTGCAGCGTTCAAGGCGCTGCGCCTGAAGGCCATTCAAGATGCGCCTACCGCCATCTGGCCGACGCACGATGAAGAGTCGGGGCGCACGCTGGAGGACACCCGCAACCGCATCCGGGCGACCGAGCATCAGATCGTCTTCGGTGCATTTTCCGGGCCGGCGCTGATTGGCATTGCCGGGCTGCGTCGCGAGCCGCTGGCGCAGGTCGCGCACAAGGCCGTGCTGTGGGGCGTGTTTGTTGACCCTGCGCATCGGCGTGGCGGTATTGCCGGCCGTCTGCTCAACGCCGCCATTGCGCATGCGCGTGCTGCACAGGTGCTGCAGATTCATCTCTGCGTGAACGCCGAAAACCCGCGTGCGCAAGCACTGTATCGCAACGCGGGTTTCGAAACCTTCGGTATCGAGCGCCGCGCCATGCGTGTCGGTGACCGCTTCTACGACGAAGAACACATGGCGCTGCGGTTGGACGTTTGA
- a CDS encoding nucleobase:cation symporter-2 family protein yields MTTAVHPVDQILSTRQMLTLGLQHMAVSYIGAIAVPMIIASALKMSQADTIVLISTTLFCSGIATLLQTIGFWKFGVRLPILQGVAFSSVGPVIAIGTNPAVGFAGVCGAVIAAGLFTLLAAPLVGRLRRFFPPVVTGCIVTVIGLQLFPVAYDWVGGGRNAANFGAPSFLLVAVVVVATILLINRFGSPLLRNLAVLVGMIVGTLLGCTMGMGNFHGVAEAPWVTLPVPFHFGVPVFAVVPALTMIVVMIVQMVESMGLFLAIGDIVEKPIEEEEAINGLRANGLASAIAGMFAAFPFIAFMENVGLVVLTGVRSRWVVAVSGVLMCLVALVPKAGAVIAATPPAALGGAGIAMFGVVAAAGIQTLARVDYEHNRYNVLIVGFTIAAALVPVLAPTLFKQLPDWSQPFLHSGVVIACLVSVALNLLLNGTEEAHVPASVVRTAGRA; encoded by the coding sequence ATGACAACAGCCGTACACCCGGTCGATCAGATTCTGTCGACCCGACAGATGTTGACGTTGGGCTTGCAGCATATGGCGGTGTCGTACATCGGCGCCATTGCGGTGCCGATGATCATTGCATCAGCACTGAAGATGTCGCAGGCGGACACCATTGTCCTCATCAGCACCACGTTGTTCTGCTCGGGCATCGCCACGCTGTTACAGACCATCGGGTTCTGGAAGTTCGGGGTACGGCTGCCGATCCTGCAGGGGGTGGCGTTCAGCAGCGTGGGGCCGGTGATTGCCATCGGCACCAACCCTGCCGTAGGTTTCGCGGGCGTGTGCGGTGCGGTCATTGCGGCCGGGCTGTTTACGCTGCTCGCCGCACCGCTGGTGGGGCGGCTGCGGCGATTTTTTCCACCGGTGGTCACGGGCTGCATCGTGACCGTCATCGGCCTGCAGCTCTTTCCCGTCGCGTATGACTGGGTGGGCGGCGGACGCAACGCCGCCAACTTCGGTGCGCCGTCGTTTCTGCTGGTGGCCGTGGTCGTCGTCGCCACCATCCTGCTCATCAACCGTTTCGGCAGCCCGCTGCTGCGCAACCTTGCCGTGCTGGTGGGCATGATCGTCGGCACGTTGCTGGGCTGCACCATGGGCATGGGCAACTTCCACGGCGTGGCTGAGGCGCCGTGGGTCACGCTGCCGGTGCCGTTCCACTTTGGGGTGCCGGTGTTCGCCGTGGTGCCCGCGCTGACCATGATCGTGGTGATGATCGTCCAGATGGTGGAATCGATGGGCCTGTTCCTGGCCATCGGCGACATCGTCGAAAAGCCCATCGAAGAAGAGGAAGCCATCAACGGCCTGCGCGCAAACGGCTTGGCCAGCGCCATTGCCGGCATGTTCGCCGCATTCCCGTTCATTGCGTTCATGGAGAACGTCGGGCTGGTGGTGCTCACCGGCGTGCGCAGCCGCTGGGTGGTGGCCGTGAGCGGTGTGCTGATGTGCCTGGTGGCGCTGGTGCCCAAGGCAGGCGCCGTGATTGCGGCCACGCCGCCTGCCGCATTGGGCGGTGCCGGCATCGCCATGTTCGGCGTCGTGGCCGCTGCGGGCATCCAGACCCTGGCACGCGTCGACTACGAGCACAACCGCTACAACGTGCTCATCGTGGGCTTCACGATTGCCGCCGCGCTGGTGCCGGTGCTGGCGCCGACGCTGTTCAAGCAGCTGCCCGACTGGTCGCAACCGTTCCTGCACAGCGGTGTGGTCATCGCCTGCCTGGTGTCGGTGGCGCTGAACCTGCTGCTCAACGGTACCGAAGAAGCGCACGTGCCCGCGTCTGTCGTGCGTACGGCCGGCCGCGCCTGA
- a CDS encoding amidohydrolase family protein, with the protein MHNTPQDILIRRPLAVMTGLRGDAARAGAVDIRIAGGRIAEMGPDLMPRPGERVIDASDCIVYPGWINTHHHLFQNLLKAVPEGMNQDLQGWLASVPYPRLPLFTPELMRTAARLGMAELLLSGATTCADHHYLYHAGGGTESGDMLFDVADEFGMRFVLCRGGAIESASSHPGFSKTALQPETLDQMLADIERLKHRYHDDAPDAMRRVVVAPTTPTFSLPPALLVELARAARGMHLRMHTHLSETDNYVRFCREKYNCLPVEFVAEHEWLGPDVWFAHLVHLQPSEIRMLAQTGSGIAHCPVSNSRLGSGIAPVPQLAAAGVPVSLGVDGVASNESGSMTGEVNTAWLIHRAAQGASATTAEDVIHWATAGGARVLGLSEVGTLQVGQAADLVVYDINHPRFYGFHDPALAPVVAGEPITVRTSIIGGRIVVDEGVVCGLDVASIRAEASRGVADLMACA; encoded by the coding sequence ATGCACAACACGCCTCAAGACATCCTCATCCGCCGCCCCTTGGCCGTCATGACCGGCCTGCGCGGTGACGCAGCACGCGCCGGTGCCGTCGACATCCGCATCGCCGGCGGGCGCATCGCCGAGATGGGCCCCGACCTCATGCCCCGCCCCGGCGAGCGCGTCATCGACGCCAGCGACTGCATCGTCTACCCGGGCTGGATCAACACGCATCATCACCTGTTCCAGAACCTGCTCAAGGCCGTGCCGGAAGGCATGAACCAGGACCTGCAAGGGTGGCTGGCCAGCGTGCCGTATCCGCGCCTGCCGCTCTTTACGCCGGAATTGATGCGCACGGCAGCGCGCCTGGGCATGGCCGAGCTGCTGCTGTCGGGCGCCACCACCTGCGCCGACCACCATTACCTCTATCACGCAGGCGGCGGCACCGAATCGGGCGACATGCTGTTCGATGTCGCCGATGAATTCGGCATGCGCTTCGTGCTCTGCCGTGGCGGCGCCATCGAGTCGGCCAGCAGCCACCCGGGCTTCTCCAAGACGGCGCTGCAGCCTGAAACGCTCGACCAGATGCTGGCCGACATCGAGCGGCTCAAACACCGCTATCACGACGACGCCCCCGACGCGATGCGCCGCGTGGTGGTGGCACCGACCACACCGACGTTCTCGTTGCCGCCGGCATTGCTGGTCGAGTTGGCACGTGCCGCGCGGGGGATGCATCTGCGCATGCATACGCATTTGTCCGAGACCGACAACTACGTGCGCTTTTGCCGGGAGAAGTACAACTGCCTGCCGGTGGAGTTCGTGGCCGAGCACGAGTGGCTCGGACCGGACGTCTGGTTTGCGCACCTCGTGCACCTGCAGCCGTCGGAGATCCGCATGCTCGCGCAAACAGGCAGCGGCATCGCGCACTGCCCCGTCAGCAACAGCCGGCTGGGCAGCGGCATCGCGCCAGTGCCGCAACTCGCGGCGGCCGGCGTGCCGGTGTCATTGGGCGTGGATGGCGTGGCGTCCAACGAATCGGGCAGCATGACCGGCGAGGTCAACACCGCGTGGCTGATCCACCGTGCCGCGCAAGGCGCCAGTGCCACCACCGCCGAAGACGTCATACATTGGGCGACCGCAGGCGGCGCGCGCGTGCTCGGCTTGAGTGAAGTCGGCACGCTGCAGGTCGGGCAAGCCGCCGATCTGGTGGTCTACGACATCAACCATCCGCGCTTCTACGGCTTCCACGACCCCGCGCTGGCGCCCGTGGTGGCCGGCGAGCCCATCACCGTGCGCACCAGCATCATCGGCGGGCGGATAGTGGTGGACGAAGGTGTGGTGTGCGGGCTCGATGTGGCGAGCATCCGCGCCGAAGCCAGCCGGGGCGTGGCGGACCTGATGGCGTGTGCCTGA
- a CDS encoding CobW family GTP-binding protein, translated as MKPQATAHATLPGPNTKIPVTILTGFLGAGKTTLLNFILRENHGRKIAVIENEFGEVGIDGGLVMASENEEIYEMVNGCVCCTAEVREDLVRIVRQLVARPERLDHILVETSGLADPYPVAQSFFIDDPIAEHVELDAIVTMVDAKHIAAHLDDLHLDGVDNQAVDQIVCADRIVINKVDLVGRDDIDALRGRIRGLNATADIVTSSYAEVDLNKIIGVGAFEATQKLLEIGADAGHGEHDAHDHEHEDEHAHADAHEHDHEHEHEHDHQHDPSVSSVGFDVPADVDLVRFHTWIDTLRTEQAETLFRMKGILAVKGQAQRYVLQGVHSLIDFRATQPWGSEARSSKIVFIGRDLDRAALQDGFNACLAA; from the coding sequence ATGAAACCCCAAGCCACGGCCCACGCCACGCTTCCCGGCCCGAACACCAAGATTCCGGTCACCATCCTCACCGGCTTTCTCGGCGCCGGCAAAACCACGCTGCTGAATTTCATCCTGCGCGAAAACCACGGCCGCAAGATCGCCGTGATCGAAAACGAGTTTGGCGAAGTCGGCATCGACGGCGGCCTGGTCATGGCCTCGGAAAACGAAGAGATCTACGAGATGGTCAACGGCTGCGTGTGCTGCACGGCCGAGGTGCGCGAAGACCTCGTGCGCATCGTGCGCCAGCTCGTCGCGCGGCCCGAACGGCTCGACCACATCCTGGTGGAGACCAGCGGCCTGGCCGATCCGTATCCGGTGGCGCAGTCGTTCTTCATCGACGACCCGATTGCCGAACATGTGGAGCTTGACGCCATCGTCACCATGGTCGACGCCAAGCACATCGCGGCGCATCTGGACGACCTGCACCTCGATGGCGTCGACAACCAGGCCGTCGACCAGATCGTCTGCGCAGACCGCATCGTCATCAACAAGGTGGACCTTGTGGGCCGCGACGATATCGACGCGCTGCGCGGGCGCATCCGCGGCTTGAACGCCACGGCCGACATCGTCACCTCCAGCTATGCCGAGGTCGATCTGAACAAGATCATCGGTGTCGGCGCATTCGAGGCGACGCAGAAGCTGCTGGAGATCGGCGCAGACGCCGGCCATGGCGAGCATGACGCACACGACCATGAACATGAAGATGAACATGCTCACGCCGACGCTCACGAGCATGACCATGAGCACGAACATGAGCACGACCACCAGCATGATCCGAGCGTCTCGTCGGTTGGCTTTGACGTGCCGGCCGACGTGGACCTCGTGCGTTTCCACACGTGGATCGACACCCTGCGCACCGAGCAGGCGGAAACACTGTTCCGCATGAAGGGCATCCTGGCCGTGAAGGGCCAGGCGCAGCGCTATGTGCTGCAGGGCGTGCACAGCCTCATCGACTTTCGCGCAACGCAGCCCTGGGGCAGCGAAGCGCGCAGCAGCAAGATCGTCTTCATCGGCCGCGACCTCGATCGTGCGGCCCTGCAGGACGGTTTCAACGCGTGTCTGGCGGCGTGA
- a CDS encoding UbiD family decarboxylase yields the protein MSMTRLGEGQDFHVFANLYRELYPEDVLTLHNGVSADQDVTAVIDQLAARNQTPMLVCEQVSGLQVPLVTNVFASRSRLARLFDVLPHQLHDAFQARANAPIAPRVVSHGAITDEVIEGDAVDVALLPMIKHFESDRAPYITNAIIVAEDPVTGVANMSYHRSMRHARNALATSLHSRGHLWRMLQTARERGDVLRVAMVVGAHPLFMLAAAARLPFGADERAVAGGLLGAPLDIVRTPRYGIGVPAAAEFVLEGTIDPAAYAEEGPFGEFTGYSSDRSTNNVLRIDALMRRRDAWLVDVVGGPYAEHLTLARLPREAEMSEKLKARFPSVTALHYPNSGTHFHCYVALNPTRDGEARQVMLALLGWDPYLKTVIAVDSDIDLQQDEQVLWAMATHFQPHQDVFMVDGLPGSPLDPSSSVHGTTSRMGIDATRGAGFEGIRARIDPQAIARAGDILRQAGVRP from the coding sequence ATGAGCATGACCCGGCTTGGCGAAGGCCAGGATTTCCACGTCTTCGCCAATCTCTATCGCGAGCTGTATCCGGAAGATGTGCTGACCCTGCACAACGGCGTCTCCGCCGATCAGGATGTCACCGCCGTCATCGATCAGCTTGCTGCGCGCAACCAGACCCCCATGCTGGTCTGCGAGCAGGTAAGCGGCCTGCAGGTGCCGCTGGTCACCAACGTCTTTGCCTCGCGGTCACGGCTGGCACGGCTGTTCGACGTGCTGCCGCATCAATTGCACGATGCCTTCCAGGCACGGGCCAATGCGCCCATCGCACCGCGTGTCGTCTCGCACGGTGCCATCACCGACGAGGTGATCGAAGGCGACGCAGTGGACGTTGCGCTGCTGCCGATGATCAAGCACTTCGAGAGCGATCGCGCGCCCTATATCACCAACGCCATCATCGTGGCCGAGGACCCGGTGACGGGCGTGGCGAACATGAGCTATCACCGCTCGATGCGCCATGCACGCAACGCACTGGCGACGAGCCTGCACTCGCGCGGCCACCTGTGGCGCATGCTGCAGACCGCGCGCGAACGCGGCGACGTGCTGCGCGTGGCGATGGTGGTGGGCGCGCATCCGCTGTTCATGCTGGCCGCAGCCGCCCGCCTGCCCTTTGGCGCGGATGAACGCGCCGTGGCCGGTGGCCTGCTCGGCGCGCCGCTCGATATCGTCCGCACGCCGCGTTACGGCATCGGCGTGCCGGCGGCAGCGGAGTTCGTGCTCGAAGGCACCATCGACCCCGCCGCCTATGCCGAGGAAGGCCCGTTCGGTGAATTCACCGGCTATTCGTCCGACCGCTCCACCAACAATGTGCTGCGCATCGATGCCCTGATGCGCCGGCGCGACGCTTGGCTGGTCGACGTGGTGGGCGGCCCGTACGCCGAGCACCTGACGCTGGCCCGCCTGCCGCGCGAAGCCGAGATGAGCGAGAAGCTCAAGGCGCGCTTCCCATCGGTGACGGCGCTGCACTATCCCAACTCAGGCACGCACTTCCATTGCTATGTGGCGCTCAACCCCACGCGCGACGGCGAGGCGCGGCAGGTCATGCTGGCACTGCTCGGCTGGGACCCGTACCTCAAGACCGTGATTGCTGTGGATTCCGATATCGACCTGCAGCAGGACGAGCAGGTGCTGTGGGCCATGGCCACACATTTCCAGCCGCATCAGGATGTGTTCATGGTCGACGGCCTGCCCGGCAGTCCGCTGGATCCCTCATCGTCCGTGCACGGCACGACCTCGCGCATGGGCATCGACGCCACACGCGGCGCCGGCTTCGAGGGGATCCGCGCACGCATCGACCCGCAGGCGATTGCCCGCGCGGGCGACATCCTCCGCCAGGCCGGAGTGCGGCCATGA